A genomic segment from Wolbachia endosymbiont of Ctenocephalides felis wCfeF encodes:
- a CDS encoding UDP-N-acetylenolpyruvoylglucosamine reductase gives MLISLPKVRGIYRYNVPMSKMTWLNVGGQADVLFKPRDIEDLTYLIKNTELPINVVGATSNIIVRDSGIRGITVKLGKEFAYIKCKGSNSIVAGGAVLLGNLAYFAGEQQISGLEFLVGIPGTVGGGLEMNAGAYGSDIASVVQSIKAVNLEDGNLYEFSSEEMGYFYRGHNLRGRWIFVEAEFKGVSSEHEIILRRLKEIIDKKNKSQPIRGKTAGCIFKNPKDYQAWELIDKSGCRGLDNGGAKISKKHCNFLLNYNNATASDLENLGNKVRDAVRDKFNVELEWEIRVLGSY, from the coding sequence ATGCTTATAAGCTTACCTAAAGTACGTGGAATCTATCGCTATAATGTTCCGATGTCTAAAATGACGTGGTTGAATGTCGGTGGACAAGCTGATGTATTGTTTAAACCACGTGATATTGAAGATTTAACATACTTGATTAAAAATACTGAATTGCCAATTAACGTTGTCGGTGCAACATCCAACATAATAGTGCGAGATAGTGGCATTCGAGGCATAACAGTGAAATTGGGTAAGGAGTTTGCGTATATTAAATGTAAAGGTAGCAATTCTATTGTTGCAGGTGGTGCTGTGCTACTTGGCAATCTCGCTTACTTTGCCGGGGAGCAACAAATTAGTGGACTTGAGTTTTTGGTTGGAATTCCAGGCACAGTTGGCGGTGGCCTAGAAATGAATGCAGGTGCGTATGGTAGTGATATCGCAAGTGTTGTACAGTCGATAAAAGCAGTGAACTTAGAAGATGGAAATCTATATGAATTCTCCAGCGAAGAGATGGGTTATTTTTACCGTGGGCATAATTTGAGAGGACGGTGGATTTTTGTTGAAGCTGAGTTTAAAGGGGTAAGTTCAGAGCACGAGATTATATTGCGTAGGCTAAAGGAAATTATCGATAAAAAAAACAAAAGCCAACCAATAAGAGGGAAAACTGCTGGTTGCATATTCAAAAATCCAAAAGACTACCAAGCATGGGAATTGATTGATAAATCCGGCTGTCGAGGGTTAGATAACGGTGGAGCTAAAATTTCTAAGAAACATTGTAATTTTCTGCTCAACTACAATAATGCAACTGCATCTGACTTAGAAAACCTTGGCAACAAGGTAAGAGATGCAGTGAGAGATAAGTTTAACGTTGAACTTGAGTGGGAAATAAGGGTTTTAGGTAGCTACTAG
- a CDS encoding Porphobilinogen deaminase: protein MLIKIGTRGSSLAIAQALEAKQKLLGSFPGLSAEIIEIKTSGDKYTNTNLAEIGGKGLFLKEIENELLENNIDMAVHSLKDVPAFFSKDLAIPCVLERLSPCDTFISNKYNSLESLPQRALIATSSIRRKVQLLNFRPDLNIVPLRGNVTTRLQNHSFDGIILAEAGLIRLKKHHLVTEVLSPKIMLSAVGQGAICIQCRKNDVKIIDLLEKINNNMSFIRAKSERSFMKTVNGSCFTPLAALAEYVSENMLHLRCMLADEKNIYFTERTSFAEDAEKMGMDAGLELKSKCL, encoded by the coding sequence ATGTTAATCAAAATAGGTACCAGAGGAAGCAGCCTTGCGATTGCTCAAGCTTTAGAGGCAAAACAAAAGTTGCTGGGCTCTTTTCCTGGTTTATCTGCTGAGATCATTGAAATAAAAACTTCTGGTGACAAGTATACCAATACAAACCTCGCCGAAATAGGAGGCAAAGGACTGTTCCTCAAAGAAATTGAGAATGAACTACTTGAGAATAATATAGATATGGCAGTTCATTCACTAAAGGATGTGCCTGCATTTTTCTCGAAAGATTTAGCAATTCCTTGTGTTTTAGAGAGGCTAAGTCCATGCGACACGTTTATTTCTAATAAATATAATAGCCTTGAGTCTTTGCCACAACGAGCATTGATTGCAACTTCCTCAATAAGAAGAAAAGTTCAGCTGCTAAATTTCAGACCAGATCTAAATATAGTGCCACTTCGTGGAAATGTGACAACTAGATTGCAAAATCATAGTTTTGATGGAATAATTCTAGCTGAAGCAGGGCTCATAAGGTTAAAAAAGCATCACTTAGTTACAGAGGTATTATCACCAAAAATCATGTTAAGTGCAGTAGGGCAGGGGGCGATTTGCATTCAATGTCGAAAAAATGATGTAAAAATTATCGATCTTTTAGAGAAAATTAATAATAATATGTCTTTTATAAGGGCAAAATCGGAACGTAGCTTCATGAAGACAGTAAATGGTTCATGCTTTACACCACTTGCAGCTTTGGCAGAATATGTGAGTGAGAATATGCTACATCTTCGTTGTATGTTAGCAGACGAAAAAAACATATACTTTACTGAGCGCACTTCATTTGCAGAAGATGCAGAAAAAATGGGTATGGATGCAGGATTAGAGTTGAAATCAAAATGCTTATAA
- a CDS encoding DNA repair protein RadA, with protein sequence MKTVYVCQSCGHSTGRWVGRCIACDNWDTVVEEIVVRTETKSTSAPISIKALSDDEIVTPDRLLTGIEELDRVFGGGIVKGASILIGGEPGIGKSTLLLRIAASVAQLSSLECLYVSGEESLEQVSLRAKRLKINEPKIKLLSTVSLADVVTTIRENRNIKFLIIDSIQTMYDSKITSAPGTVNQVRTCAHELTILAKQHGVSLLVVGHITKDGQIAGPKTLEHMVDTVLYFEGENSNQYRILRAIKNRFGPANEIGIFEMSEAGLVPIDNPSSLFLAGNIDDRKVVGSAVFAGIEGSRPILMEVQALIAGTNMENPRRAVVGWDINRLAMIIAVLNARCEMSLHKKEVYLNIAGGLKIQEPSADLAVAASLFSSIVNLPLPTSSIICGEVALSGEIRNISHADLRLKEAQKLGFKKAIMPKNGNYSSHDIEIIRLGHIKELRDIFNHS encoded by the coding sequence ATGAAAACTGTATATGTATGTCAATCCTGTGGTCATAGCACTGGCAGGTGGGTAGGAAGGTGCATTGCGTGTGATAATTGGGATACGGTTGTTGAGGAAATAGTCGTAAGAACAGAAACAAAAAGTACATCTGCGCCAATTTCAATAAAGGCGTTATCGGATGATGAAATTGTTACCCCGGATCGTCTTTTGACGGGAATAGAAGAGTTGGATAGAGTTTTTGGTGGTGGTATTGTTAAAGGTGCAAGCATTTTAATTGGTGGCGAACCTGGAATTGGGAAATCTACCCTTTTGCTTAGAATTGCAGCTAGCGTTGCACAACTTTCCTCTCTCGAGTGTCTCTATGTATCTGGCGAGGAATCTTTGGAACAAGTGAGCCTCAGAGCAAAACGCCTTAAGATAAATGAGCCTAAAATTAAGCTTTTGTCTACAGTATCTTTAGCTGATGTAGTGACAACGATAAGAGAAAATAGAAATATAAAATTCTTAATTATTGACTCCATACAAACGATGTATGATAGCAAAATTACATCAGCACCAGGGACTGTGAATCAGGTTCGCACTTGTGCCCATGAATTAACTATTCTTGCAAAACAACATGGTGTTTCCCTCTTAGTAGTTGGTCATATAACTAAGGATGGGCAAATAGCTGGACCTAAAACTTTGGAACATATGGTGGACACAGTGCTGTATTTTGAAGGTGAAAATAGCAATCAATACCGCATTTTGCGTGCTATTAAAAATAGATTCGGTCCTGCAAATGAAATTGGTATTTTTGAGATGTCTGAAGCAGGACTTGTACCTATCGATAATCCATCATCATTATTTCTAGCAGGAAATATTGATGATAGAAAAGTTGTTGGCAGTGCTGTATTTGCAGGAATTGAGGGTTCAAGACCAATTTTGATGGAAGTTCAAGCATTGATAGCAGGAACGAACATGGAAAATCCAAGAAGAGCAGTGGTTGGATGGGATATTAATCGATTAGCCATGATCATTGCAGTATTAAATGCTCGTTGTGAGATGTCTTTACACAAAAAAGAAGTGTATCTGAACATCGCGGGAGGACTGAAAATACAAGAGCCATCGGCTGATCTTGCTGTTGCTGCTTCCCTTTTTTCAAGCATAGTAAATTTACCGCTGCCAACTTCTTCAATAATTTGTGGCGAAGTTGCACTTTCAGGCGAGATTAGAAACATCTCACATGCTGACCTGAGGCTCAAAGAAGCACAAAAACTGGGGTTTAAAAAAGCGATTATGCCTAAAAATGGCAACTATTCTTCTCACGATATTGAAATAATTAGGCTTGGTCACATAAAGGAGTTAAGAGATATCTTCAATCACAGTTAA
- a CDS encoding Signal recognition particle receptor FtsY — MSLFGNLYKGLLKTSSRFSDGVKSIFSGKKKLDQSLLDELEELLISMDIGHKTSKSIIDRLTSIKFDKEVEHNIITQQLMSEIESILNPAVQPLILNKKPHIIMVCGVNGNGKTTTIGKLAYKYKEMGKSVMLVACDTFRAAASEQLNIWAERSGCSVVTGEYGSDSASVAYRAVSQAIKENVDVVLIDTAGRLQNNVNLMEELSKIYRTIKKLDDTAPHDVILVLDATTGQNAYSQLEAFSKMVNVTGLIVTKLDGTAKGGVVIGLAEAYKVKLHAIGIGEGIEDLREFTSKEFAEALFNCD; from the coding sequence TTGAGTTTGTTTGGTAATCTTTATAAAGGCCTGTTGAAAACCTCTTCGCGCTTTAGCGATGGAGTAAAGAGTATTTTTTCTGGCAAAAAAAAATTAGATCAGTCGCTTCTAGATGAGCTGGAAGAGTTGCTAATTAGCATGGACATCGGTCATAAAACTTCTAAGTCGATTATCGATAGGCTCACAAGCATCAAGTTTGACAAGGAAGTTGAGCATAACATTATCACACAGCAGCTAATGAGCGAAATAGAATCGATATTGAACCCTGCTGTGCAACCGCTAATTTTAAACAAAAAACCACATATAATAATGGTATGCGGAGTGAATGGTAATGGTAAAACCACAACAATAGGCAAGCTCGCGTACAAATATAAGGAGATGGGAAAATCCGTTATGCTTGTTGCGTGTGACACATTCAGAGCTGCTGCTAGTGAACAGTTAAATATTTGGGCAGAACGTTCTGGTTGCTCCGTTGTTACTGGAGAGTACGGTAGCGATTCCGCAAGCGTGGCATATAGAGCTGTAAGCCAAGCTATAAAAGAGAACGTTGATGTTGTTTTGATTGATACAGCAGGCAGGCTACAAAATAACGTGAATCTTATGGAGGAGTTATCAAAAATATATAGAACGATAAAGAAGTTGGATGATACTGCTCCTCATGATGTTATTTTAGTTCTTGATGCAACCACCGGCCAAAATGCTTATAGCCAACTAGAGGCGTTTAGTAAGATGGTAAATGTTACTGGGCTAATTGTAACAAAGCTAGATGGTACTGCTAAGGGCGGAGTAGTGATTGGACTTGCGGAAGCTTATAAGGTAAAGCTGCATGCTATAGGAATTGGCGAAGGTATAGAGGATCTTAGGGAGTTTACTAGTAAAGAATTTGCTGAAGCACTATTTAACTGTGATTGA
- a CDS encoding Iron-sulfur cluster assembly scaffold protein IscU, producing the protein MSYNEKILDHYENPRNVGSLDKNDPNVGTGLVGAPSCGDVMKLQIKVNDKGVIEDAKFKTFGCGSAIASSSLLTEMIKGKTIEDVTKIKNTQIVEELSLPPVKIHCSVLAEDAIKAAIHDYQSKQK; encoded by the coding sequence ATGAGTTATAATGAGAAAATTTTAGATCATTACGAAAATCCAAGGAATGTTGGTTCTCTGGATAAAAATGATCCAAATGTTGGCACTGGCCTAGTGGGTGCACCATCATGCGGCGATGTGATGAAATTACAAATAAAAGTCAATGACAAAGGCGTTATTGAAGACGCGAAATTTAAGACTTTTGGTTGTGGTTCTGCTATCGCTTCGAGCTCTTTGCTCACAGAGATGATCAAAGGAAAAACTATTGAAGATGTAACAAAGATAAAAAACACGCAAATAGTGGAAGAATTGTCTTTGCCTCCAGTAAAGATACACTGCTCGGTGCTTGCTGAAGACGCTATAAAAGCTGCTATTCATGATTACCAAAGTAAACAAAAATAG
- a CDS encoding Iron-binding protein IscA codes for MSKYQGANAAKKDKKLITITANAVERIRCLLDRKQHTNLEKSEEAIGIRVLIKQKGCSGLKYDIEYAYDIRPLESVIEESCSDGQKVKVLIDPKSVMFILGSEMDYVEEKLSSGFVFKNPNEKGKCGCGESFHV; via the coding sequence ATGAGTAAATATCAAGGAGCAAATGCTGCAAAAAAAGATAAAAAACTTATCACTATCACTGCAAATGCAGTGGAAAGGATAAGGTGTTTATTGGATCGAAAACAGCATACTAACCTTGAGAAATCAGAAGAAGCAATAGGAATAAGAGTTCTAATTAAACAAAAGGGATGTTCCGGCTTAAAATATGATATTGAATACGCCTACGATATTCGTCCTTTAGAATCGGTAATTGAAGAAAGCTGCAGTGATGGCCAAAAAGTCAAGGTATTGATCGATCCAAAATCTGTCATGTTTATCCTTGGCTCTGAAATGGATTACGTAGAGGAAAAACTCTCATCGGGTTTTGTTTTCAAAAACCCTAATGAGAAAGGAAAATGTGGTTGTGGAGAGAGTTTTCATGTCTAG
- a CDS encoding Co-chaperone protein HscB: MSSNYFALFEIEPGFNISFDELEKKYIELSRADINEKQSKNMENINKAYQVLKSPLKRAEHLLDLFGIKSQKDHLNSEILNESMEIREYLLDCDDLQFASRMIDEKIKGCTKNLINAFAAKNFGEANTQVLRLKYLYKSFEEMKKNAANSNF; the protein is encoded by the coding sequence ATGTCTAGCAATTATTTTGCATTGTTTGAAATTGAACCTGGTTTCAATATCAGCTTTGATGAGCTAGAGAAAAAATACATTGAGCTCAGCAGAGCTGATATAAATGAAAAACAGTCTAAAAACATGGAGAATATCAACAAAGCTTATCAAGTGCTCAAGTCGCCACTAAAACGTGCTGAGCATTTGCTGGATCTTTTTGGGATAAAAAGCCAAAAGGATCACCTAAATTCTGAGATATTAAATGAATCAATGGAAATAAGAGAGTATTTGCTAGACTGTGATGATCTACAATTTGCAAGTAGGATGATTGATGAAAAAATAAAGGGTTGCACTAAAAACCTAATCAATGCTTTTGCTGCAAAGAATTTTGGTGAAGCTAATACGCAGGTTTTAAGACTGAAATATTTATATAAGTCATTTGAGGAGATGAAGAAAAATGCAGCTAATTCAAATTTCTGA
- a CDS encoding Chaperone protein HscA: protein MQLIQISEPNSNETVFGIDLGTTNSLIAIVNKAGDVEIFKDEQGRELLPSALSCENNILKTGYDVGSGAIYSIKRLMGKSVKDLRKEGINFEIDDESEKVIRVKCAEDRYLTPVEISAEILKALCERVKKSTGIEVKKAVITVPAYFDDSARNATKYAAKLAGIEVLRLINEPTAAALSYSIEKNNNSGIYAVYDLGGGTFDISILKLHQGVFQVLAVSGDTKLGGDDFDHLLSSIVLDKYREQVGSSESVIPVPKHWDPENLIANEHTKKLYNKNWVSASATFMTGPLSFVELRAVKEYLSSNASGTFEFNINDKLFECKITKEEFEQAISPLVNKTINIVTRTIDDIDLKIDDIKGVILVGGATRVPLVHDSLVKLFGNKVLNDVDPDKAVVIGAALQAHYLTSSSKDRNILLDVLPLSLGIETMGGIVEKIIPRNTPLPVSETKEFTTYVDGQTAMKIHVCQGEREMIEDNKSLAQFELKGIPPLPAGSARVEIEFTVNVDGILTVTAREKTTGIEQVVEINSSFGLSEADVQDMVNQSINNFDEDMKARSLAEAKINGNKLIHLIEGDNSLSSDQRLKNLLQNAKKALQGNDLSEINNAIAKLENSSLELCELTNR, encoded by the coding sequence ATGCAGCTAATTCAAATTTCTGAACCAAATTCAAATGAAACAGTGTTTGGTATAGACCTCGGCACTACCAATTCTTTAATTGCTATAGTGAATAAAGCTGGTGACGTGGAGATATTTAAAGATGAACAAGGAAGAGAACTGCTACCTTCTGCTCTTTCATGTGAAAACAACATATTGAAAACCGGCTACGATGTTGGCTCAGGTGCAATTTACTCGATAAAACGTTTAATGGGTAAAAGTGTCAAAGACTTGCGCAAAGAAGGTATCAATTTTGAAATAGACGACGAAAGTGAAAAAGTTATTAGGGTAAAATGTGCAGAGGATAGATATCTCACTCCTGTTGAGATATCTGCTGAAATATTGAAAGCTCTATGTGAGAGGGTAAAAAAGTCTACGGGAATAGAAGTAAAAAAAGCAGTGATTACTGTGCCAGCTTACTTTGACGATTCAGCACGCAATGCAACCAAATATGCAGCGAAATTAGCTGGCATAGAAGTTCTGCGCCTTATTAACGAGCCAACAGCCGCTGCGCTTTCTTACTCGATTGAAAAGAACAACAACAGTGGGATATATGCAGTTTATGACCTCGGTGGCGGAACGTTTGATATTTCAATATTGAAGTTACACCAAGGAGTGTTTCAGGTCCTTGCGGTCAGTGGTGATACCAAACTTGGTGGCGATGATTTTGACCATCTGCTAAGCTCAATCGTGCTTGATAAGTATAGAGAACAGGTAGGTTCAAGCGAAAGTGTCATCCCAGTGCCCAAACACTGGGATCCAGAGAACTTGATTGCAAATGAACATACCAAAAAGTTATATAATAAGAACTGGGTTTCAGCGTCAGCTACTTTCATGACAGGGCCATTATCATTCGTTGAACTACGTGCCGTGAAAGAATACCTTAGCAGCAATGCTTCTGGCACTTTTGAATTCAATATTAACGACAAATTGTTTGAATGCAAAATTACCAAAGAAGAATTCGAGCAAGCAATCAGCCCTTTGGTTAATAAGACTATCAACATAGTCACTCGTACTATAGACGATATAGATCTTAAAATTGATGACATAAAAGGAGTAATTTTAGTTGGTGGTGCAACTAGAGTGCCATTAGTTCACGACTCACTAGTCAAGCTCTTTGGAAATAAAGTATTAAATGACGTAGATCCAGATAAAGCAGTTGTTATTGGGGCAGCCTTGCAGGCTCATTATTTAACTTCAAGCTCAAAAGATAGGAACATTCTCTTAGACGTTTTGCCTTTATCACTTGGCATAGAAACTATGGGAGGAATAGTTGAAAAAATCATACCAAGAAACACGCCATTGCCGGTTTCAGAAACAAAAGAGTTTACAACTTACGTCGATGGGCAAACGGCAATGAAAATCCACGTTTGTCAGGGGGAACGTGAAATGATAGAAGATAACAAATCTCTAGCGCAATTTGAGCTCAAAGGTATACCGCCACTGCCTGCAGGTTCTGCAAGAGTTGAAATAGAGTTCACAGTTAATGTTGACGGAATATTGACTGTTACTGCACGAGAAAAAACCACTGGGATTGAGCAAGTAGTTGAAATAAATTCAAGTTTTGGCTTAAGTGAAGCCGATGTTCAAGATATGGTTAACCAGTCAATAAACAACTTTGATGAAGATATGAAGGCTCGTTCTCTCGCAGAAGCTAAAATTAATGGCAACAAACTCATACATTTGATTGAAGGCGATAATAGTCTTTCCTCTGATCAAAGGTTAAAAAATCTACTGCAAAACGCAAAAAAAGCTTTACAAGGAAATGATTTGAGTGAAATCAATAATGCTATTGCCAAATTAGAAAACTCTTCCTTAGAGTTGTGTGAATTGACAAATAGGTGA
- a CDS encoding Transposon gamma-delta resolvase — protein sequence MVTVSLYARVSSGKQAQENTIASQVAALEKQISTDGYKLLSEYKFIDNGYSGSNLVRPDLEKLRDKVTEGKIDRIYIHSPDRLSRKYAYQMVLLEEFEKAGAETVFLNYEINDNPESQLLLQMQGMIAEYERAKIMERSRRGKIYAANKGCVSVMGGAPYGYRYIDKYMGGGQALFEINEEEANVVRKVFLWVGRERTSIGEVCRRLNTMSIITRTGKKCWDRSVIWGMLKNPAYKGQAAFGKTKVGVKLQHIRPQKHSCEQPKDNYSTYSVEKANWIYVKVPNIVDEDVFDIVQEQLAENRKIARTRERGAKHLLQGLIVCKRCRYAYYGSPVRNKRGEKIDHYAYYRCIGRDSYRFGGNKICDNKHIRTDALETAVWEEVKHLLKNPNRVLEEYRRRLSELKKSSWDQKSDLLEKQEKKLKRGIARLIDSYAQEYINQEEFEPRIKAMKQSLKTIEEEKKRIFDQKKLKQELALVVTNLEDFSSNIRSNLDNADWLTKRDIIRTLVKRIEINLEDVNVVFRVKELPNSSGHSGEEKKNLQHCWRGIYTALCNILSNLSATGILKLNGNQSTFPNLNDKPTMLTRPIMFSIGTKPISGNLLSKELFLLSPITKN from the coding sequence ATGGTAACAGTGAGTTTATATGCAAGAGTTTCTTCAGGGAAACAAGCACAAGAAAATACAATAGCAAGTCAAGTTGCAGCTTTAGAGAAGCAAATTAGTACGGATGGGTACAAATTATTAAGTGAGTATAAATTTATTGATAATGGCTACAGTGGATCTAATTTAGTCCGTCCTGATCTAGAAAAATTACGTGATAAAGTAACAGAAGGTAAAATTGATAGGATTTACATTCATTCACCTGATCGCTTATCTAGGAAATATGCATATCAAATGGTATTACTTGAAGAATTTGAGAAAGCAGGAGCAGAAACGGTTTTCTTAAATTATGAGATTAACGATAATCCAGAATCTCAGTTACTGTTACAAATGCAAGGTATGATAGCAGAATATGAACGAGCGAAAATTATGGAACGAAGTCGTCGCGGAAAGATTTACGCAGCTAATAAAGGTTGTGTAAGCGTAATGGGAGGAGCTCCTTATGGTTATCGTTATATAGATAAATATATGGGAGGAGGACAAGCTTTATTTGAAATAAACGAAGAAGAAGCTAATGTTGTTAGGAAAGTATTTTTGTGGGTAGGAAGAGAAAGGACAAGTATTGGGGAAGTGTGTCGTCGGCTAAACACTATGTCTATTATAACACGAACAGGAAAAAAGTGCTGGGATAGAAGTGTGATTTGGGGTATGTTAAAAAATCCTGCTTACAAAGGACAAGCGGCTTTTGGTAAAACAAAAGTAGGTGTAAAGTTACAACATATCAGACCACAGAAACATTCTTGTGAACAACCGAAAGATAATTACTCTACCTATTCTGTTGAAAAAGCAAATTGGATTTATGTTAAAGTGCCAAATATAGTGGACGAAGATGTATTTGATATAGTTCAAGAACAATTAGCTGAGAATAGAAAAATAGCAAGGACAAGAGAAAGAGGAGCAAAACATTTACTACAAGGTTTAATCGTATGTAAGCGTTGTCGTTATGCATATTACGGAAGTCCTGTAAGAAATAAGCGAGGAGAAAAAATTGATCATTATGCTTATTATCGTTGTATTGGTAGAGATTCTTACCGTTTTGGTGGTAATAAAATTTGTGATAATAAACACATTCGTACAGATGCATTAGAAACAGCCGTGTGGGAAGAGGTTAAGCATTTATTGAAAAATCCAAATAGGGTTTTAGAAGAATACAGGCGTAGACTTTCAGAGCTTAAAAAATCATCATGGGATCAAAAAAGCGATTTACTAGAGAAGCAAGAAAAGAAATTAAAACGTGGTATTGCTAGACTTATTGATAGTTATGCTCAAGAATATATTAATCAAGAAGAATTTGAACCACGAATTAAAGCAATGAAACAAAGCTTAAAAACAATTGAAGAGGAGAAGAAAAGGATATTCGATCAAAAGAAATTAAAACAGGAATTAGCTTTGGTTGTAACCAATTTAGAAGACTTTTCTTCCAATATTAGATCAAACCTTGATAACGCAGACTGGCTAACTAAACGTGATATTATCAGAACTTTAGTCAAGAGAATTGAAATTAACCTTGAGGACGTAAATGTGGTATTTCGTGTAAAAGAGCTACCAAACTCTTCTGGACATAGTGGAGAAGAAAAGAAAAATTTGCAACATTGTTGGCGGGGTATTTACACAGCCTTGTGCAATATCCTGTCAAATCTCAGTGCAACAGGTATTCTGAAATTAAATGGCAACCAATCAACCTTTCCCAATTTAAACGATAAACCAACTATGCTCACGCGCCCAATTATGTTTTCCATTGGTACAAAACCAATTTCAGGAAATCTACTGTCAAAAGAATTATTTCTATTGTCTCCCATAACAAAAAATTGA
- a CDS encoding Phosphocholine transferase AnkX: MHQKWWEEIFSTINAEGDVIEKIKEKLKEKDQKIYKCWERGQFSIDYKGFFLPSKSRSGEIRSGTLLHVAAYSKHLGMVKYLVDKKKLDVNTGDGWGGIPLHWAAQGGNLEVVKCLIDEKGVGFNVRDNWGGTPLHWAAENGHLDTVKYLIGEKGVDFNVRDNCGSTPLHFAAASGCLDIVKYLIDEKGVDFNVGDKCGNTALHWAAREGNLEVVKYLTNEKSVDVDVRNGYGSTPLHLAAGFDRLDTVKYLINEKGADPLLKGEYNNIPRDTARSESTVQFLKEAEDKQTINKAIKIGVVCGVIAALTVGIGCFVVSALNYQYWL; encoded by the coding sequence GTGCATCAAAAATGGTGGGAGGAGATATTCAGCACAATAAATGCTGAAGGTGATGTAATTGAAAAAATAAAAGAGAAGTTAAAAGAAAAAGATCAAAAAATATATAAGTGTTGGGAGAGGGGTCAATTTAGCATAGATTACAAAGGATTCTTTTTACCATCTAAATCTAGATCTGGTGAGATAAGGAGTGGCACGTTGTTGCATGTAGCTGCTTACAGTAAGCATTTAGGTATGGTTAAGTACCTTGTAGATAAGAAAAAGCTTGATGTTAATACAGGGGACGGTTGGGGCGGCATTCCTTTACATTGGGCTGCTCAAGGAGGTAACTTAGAAGTAGTTAAATGCCTTATAGATGAAAAAGGGGTTGGTTTTAATGTAAGGGACAATTGGGGCGGCACTCCTTTACATTGGGCTGCTGAAAACGGTCACTTAGATACAGTTAAATACCTTATAGGTGAAAAAGGGGTTGATTTTAATGTAAGAGATAATTGTGGTAGCACTCCTTTACACTTTGCTGCTGCAAGCGGTTGCCTGGACATAGTTAAATACCTTATAGATGAAAAAGGGGTTGATTTTAATGTAGGGGACAAGTGTGGCAACACTGCTTTACATTGGGCTGCTAGAGAAGGTAACTTAGAAGTAGTTAAATACCTTACAAACGAAAAAAGTGTTGATGTTGATGTAAGGAATGGTTATGGCAGCACCCCTTTACACCTTGCTGCTGGATTCGATCGCTTAGATACAGTTAAATACCTTATAAATGAAAAAGGTGCTGATCCTTTATTAAAGGGTGAGTATAATAACATTCCAAGAGACACAGCCAGAAGTGAAAGTACGGTACAGTTTCTAAAAGAGGCAGAAGATAAACAAACAATCAATAAAGCAATAAAAATTGGTGTTGTTTGTGGTGTTATAGCTGCATTGACAGTAGGTATTGGATGTTTTGTTGTGTCGGCGCTCAATTATCAATATTGGCTATAG
- a CDS encoding Coenzyme F420:L-glutamate ligase, which produces MQVEAIYTHRIECGEALERTLDRYASKLLREEVVLAITSKIISICQKQVVHKTACSKEELIKREADAIVDVDCNLCGVYLTIKDDILIPSAGIDESNGDEVYILYPKDVQKTAISVWNYLRTKHYIKHLGILITDSNIAPMRLGVTGIALGWCGFEPLYSYIGKPDLYSRPLQVTQINLIDALAASAVLVMGEGAEQTPMAVIKDVPKIRFLTRPPTIEEERSVKISVEEDLYSPLLMKARWLKSEE; this is translated from the coding sequence ATGCAAGTCGAAGCAATTTACACCCACCGCATTGAATGCGGTGAAGCATTAGAGAGGACTCTTGATCGCTATGCTTCAAAATTGTTGAGGGAGGAGGTTGTGCTTGCTATCACATCAAAAATCATTTCCATTTGCCAAAAGCAAGTAGTTCACAAAACTGCCTGTTCTAAAGAAGAGCTGATTAAAAGAGAAGCTGATGCGATTGTTGATGTAGATTGCAATCTTTGCGGTGTCTATTTGACAATTAAAGATGATATTTTAATTCCATCTGCCGGTATTGATGAATCAAATGGTGATGAAGTGTATATTCTATATCCAAAAGATGTTCAGAAGACAGCTATATCAGTGTGGAACTACCTAAGGACAAAACACTACATAAAGCATCTTGGTATTTTGATTACAGATAGCAATATAGCACCTATGCGCCTTGGGGTTACAGGAATCGCTCTTGGTTGGTGTGGGTTTGAGCCGCTTTATTCTTATATAGGCAAGCCAGATCTTTATAGTAGGCCACTCCAGGTGACACAAATCAATCTTATTGATGCGCTGGCAGCATCCGCTGTTTTAGTCATGGGAGAAGGGGCAGAACAAACGCCAATGGCAGTAATTAAAGATGTACCAAAAATCCGCTTTCTTACTCGTCCACCGACTATAGAAGAAGAGAGAAGTGTTAAGATATCGGTGGAAGAGGACCTTTATTCCCCTCTGCTCATGAAAGCCCGGTGGTTGAAGAGTGAGGAATGA